Sequence from the Neptunomonas japonica JAMM 1380 genome:
ATGCAAAATCCACGACTTTTAATAGCAGCCCATCCCACGTGGGGAGTCGATATTGGTGCGGCAACGGCTATTCATCAGGCATTGATTGAATTGCGAGATAACGGCGCAGCTATTTTGATCGTTTCAGAGGATATTGATGAGCTATTTCAAATATCAGATCGCCTGTGTGCTGTATGTGATGGGGCTCTCTCCCCGATTAAAGCTGCTCCAGATACAACCGTAGAAGAAGTCGGGCGCTGGATGGCTGGCATATTTGATGCGGACGTTTGTGACGCCCAAGCGCTCGAAACCCAATCAGTTTCTGCACAAGCAACGGCTGGCGCCGTTCAGACTCATTAAAGGAGTGCTAGATGTTTCTTAAATTAGAACCGCGTGCTGAACACTCCCGCAAGATGGCTTATTTATCCCCCTTGTTAGCCGGTGTTCTTACCCTAATGACCGGAGGTATCTTTTTTTACCTGCAGGGGCATGATCCTCTTTTTGCACTACAAACGATGCTTTATACGCCTATATCAGATACTTATGGTTTAGCTGAGCTGTGCGTGAAAACGGCACCAATATTACTTTGTGCTATTGGTTTGGCCATCGTATTTAAGGCACAAGTGTGGAATATAGGGGCTGAAGGGCAACTTTTGATTGGTGGGCTTGCTGCCAGCGCGCTAGCGGTCAATATTATCGAAGTGGAAGCAGCGTGGGCTTTGCCGGCAGTGATGTTGGCGGGAATTGTTGGTGGTGCTTTATGGGCATTACTCGCGGCTTGGCTGAAAACTCACTTCAATGCGAATGAAATCCTAACAACCATCATGTTTAACTACATAGCACTTAACTTACTTATTTTCTCGGTACATGGACCGTTGAAAGATCCTGATGGCTTTAATTTTCCAGAGTCCGCCATGTTTGGTGACGCTTCCTTGTTGCCAGTATTAGTGGAAGATACTCGTGTACACGCTGGTATCTTGTTTGCTTTGCTAGCGGTGGTAGTTATTTGGGTTTTATTAGCAAGAAGCTTTATCGGATTTCAAATAAAGGTATTGGGGCTAGACGCCAGTGCCGCAAGGCTGGCTGGCTTTAAGGATAAAAAGCTTGTATGGATTGCTATGTTAGTTAGTGGCGGTTTGGCAGGCCTTGCCGGTGCAGGTGAAGTAGCAGGTCCATTAGGGCAGCTAGTACCACAAATATCTCCGGGCTATGGCTATGCCGCCATCATTGTGGCTTTTTTAGGACGCTTACACCCCATAGGTATTTTGTTTGCTAGCCTGTTAATGGCCCTTATTTATATGGGTGGAGAGATGGCTCAGATTGAGTTGAATATGCCGCTGGCTATTACTGGTTTGTTTCAAGGGATGCTGCTGTTTTACCTTCTCGCTTGTGATGTATTGATAGGTTACAAAATTAAATTTCCTTGGTCGGGTATGGATACAGTGACAAGCCGTGTGGAGCAACAATAATGGATATTGATCTGATTACAAATATTCTTTACGCCATGATACGTACGGGTACACCGCTGTTAATTGTAGCGTTAGGCGAAATGGTATGTGAAAAAAGCGGCGTGTTAAATCTAGGCCAAGAAGGCATGATGCTGATGGGTGCTGTGGCTGGGTTTATCGCGACATGGCTGACAGGTAATCTATTCTTTGGCTTCTTGATGGCGATTGTTGCCGGTATTGTCATGTCGCAATTATTTGCCATGATAGCGTTAGGGCTTAATGCTAACCAAGTAGCGACAGGGTTAGCGTTGACCATTTTTGGAGGCGGTTTATCGGCGTTTATTGGTTCAAGCTTTGTGGGTAAACCTATTGAAGGGTTGGAAGTGATTGCTATCCCGTTTCTTAGCGATATCCCTTTAATCGGTAAAATGTTATTTGCTCAAGACTTAGTTGTTTACCTCTCTTTTGTCTTATTTGGTGTTATTTTTTGGTTTTTCCGCTCCAGCCGTACAGGCTTAATTGTAAAGGCTGTTGGAGAGAACCCGCATGCTGCTAATGCGATCGGTTTGCCGGTCATGCGTACGCGTTATTTGGCCGTCGGTTTTGGTGGAGCAATGGCGGGTTTAGCCGGAGGTTATCTATCTTTGGCTTATACACCTTTATGGGCTGAAAACATGACAGCTGGGCGCGGTTGGATTGCACTAGCATTGGTTGTCTTTGCTAGTTGGCGTACTGAAAGAATATTACTGGGTGCTTATCT
This genomic interval carries:
- a CDS encoding ABC transporter permease; its protein translation is MFLKLEPRAEHSRKMAYLSPLLAGVLTLMTGGIFFYLQGHDPLFALQTMLYTPISDTYGLAELCVKTAPILLCAIGLAIVFKAQVWNIGAEGQLLIGGLAASALAVNIIEVEAAWALPAVMLAGIVGGALWALLAAWLKTHFNANEILTTIMFNYIALNLLIFSVHGPLKDPDGFNFPESAMFGDASLLPVLVEDTRVHAGILFALLAVVVIWVLLARSFIGFQIKVLGLDASAARLAGFKDKKLVWIAMLVSGGLAGLAGAGEVAGPLGQLVPQISPGYGYAAIIVAFLGRLHPIGILFASLLMALIYMGGEMAQIELNMPLAITGLFQGMLLFYLLACDVLIGYKIKFPWSGMDTVTSRVEQQ
- a CDS encoding ABC transporter permease — translated: MDIDLITNILYAMIRTGTPLLIVALGEMVCEKSGVLNLGQEGMMLMGAVAGFIATWLTGNLFFGFLMAIVAGIVMSQLFAMIALGLNANQVATGLALTIFGGGLSAFIGSSFVGKPIEGLEVIAIPFLSDIPLIGKMLFAQDLVVYLSFVLFGVIFWFFRSSRTGLIVKAVGENPHAANAIGLPVMRTRYLAVGFGGAMAGLAGGYLSLAYTPLWAENMTAGRGWIALALVVFASWRTERILLGAYLFGLASILHLVAQGLGFAVSPNLLAMLPYIATVLVLVMMSRNQGRSKMYAPISLGKPFHAGA